The following are encoded together in the Cyanobacterium aponinum PCC 10605 genome:
- a CDS encoding DUF6825 family protein, which yields MTNPINDFYYLSKALTEVLTEKAEDSLTHILSDIGKFDAETRQRLQEFAQEVKARAEKAKQQSSNTDTTITVEANTEVDLQELLDELRAEIARLKAELNNYRQNNEDS from the coding sequence ATGACTAACCCAATTAATGATTTTTATTATCTCAGCAAAGCCTTAACTGAGGTTTTAACCGAAAAAGCAGAAGATAGTCTAACTCATATTCTCAGTGATATTGGTAAGTTTGATGCGGAGACTAGGCAGAGATTACAAGAGTTTGCCCAAGAAGTCAAAGCCAGAGCAGAGAAGGCAAAACAACAATCTAGTAATACTGATACCACTATTACAGTAGAAGCTAATACAGAGGTGGATTTACAAGAGTTATTAGATGAACTAAGGGCGGAAATTGCTCGTTTAAAGGCAGAATTAAATAATTATCGTCAAAATAATGAAGATTCTTAG
- a CDS encoding ABC1 kinase family protein, whose amino-acid sequence MSSAYSNTEKYLQSSPDFASVNVKPKLEKGKKTYRWNRSNYSRLRRRIDIWTFVLILLFKLWRNSKKWTYVNGYTEEKRSARRRIQAAWIRENLLELGPTFIKVGQLFSTRADIFPIEYVDELSKLQDRVPAFSFEQVRSIIEKDLGKPLEDLFLSVDPTPLAAASLGQVHKAQLKSGEEVVIKIQRPGLPQLFTIDLGILKQITRYFQNHPRWGKGRDWLGIYEECSRILWLETDYLNEGRNADTFRRNFRGVNWVNVPKVYWRYTSPRVLTLEYMPGIKISHYEALEAAGLDRKILARLGAKAYLQQLLNDGFFHADPHPGNLAVAPDGALIFYDFGMMGHIKTNVKEKLIEMLFGITEKNADRVVSALVDLEALSVTDDPGPVRRSIQFMLDNFMDKPFEEQSINQISEDLFEIAYDQPFRFPATFTFVMRAFSTLEGVGKGLDPEFNFMEVAQPFALQIMSEFSNDGGKSLFDELSRQAVQVSNTALGLPRRLEDAIEKLERGDIRIRVRSQESDRLLRRIAGMQMATNYSLFVGALILSATILIVNGLWQIAIAVFVLSIFPSVSLFRLLRQLDRLDRKL is encoded by the coding sequence GTGTCTTCAGCTTACTCTAATACAGAAAAATACTTACAATCTAGCCCCGATTTTGCTTCTGTTAATGTGAAGCCTAAATTAGAAAAAGGGAAAAAAACTTATCGTTGGAATCGTAGTAATTATTCCCGTTTGCGTCGTCGTATTGATATTTGGACTTTTGTGTTAATCCTTTTGTTTAAACTATGGCGTAACAGTAAAAAATGGACTTATGTTAATGGTTATACTGAGGAAAAAAGAAGCGCCCGTCGTCGTATTCAAGCGGCATGGATTAGAGAAAATTTACTGGAGTTAGGTCCTACTTTTATTAAGGTAGGTCAATTGTTCTCTACCCGTGCAGATATTTTTCCCATCGAGTATGTGGACGAGCTGTCTAAGTTACAGGATCGAGTTCCAGCCTTTAGTTTTGAACAGGTGCGATCGATTATTGAGAAAGATTTAGGTAAGCCTTTAGAGGATTTATTTCTCAGTGTTGATCCTACTCCTCTGGCGGCGGCTAGTTTGGGACAGGTACATAAGGCACAGTTAAAATCAGGGGAAGAAGTGGTAATCAAAATTCAACGCCCCGGATTACCCCAATTATTTACTATTGATTTAGGGATTCTTAAGCAAATTACCCGCTATTTTCAAAATCATCCCCGTTGGGGTAAGGGTAGAGACTGGTTAGGGATTTATGAAGAATGTAGTCGTATTCTTTGGCTAGAAACAGATTATTTGAATGAGGGGCGCAATGCAGATACTTTTCGCCGTAATTTTCGGGGGGTGAATTGGGTTAATGTTCCTAAAGTTTATTGGCGTTATACTTCTCCTCGAGTTCTAACTTTGGAGTATATGCCGGGGATTAAAATTAGCCATTATGAAGCTCTTGAAGCGGCAGGACTCGATCGCAAAATTTTGGCAAGATTAGGGGCAAAAGCCTATTTACAGCAGTTGTTGAATGATGGTTTCTTCCATGCTGATCCTCATCCGGGTAATTTAGCTGTAGCTCCCGATGGTGCTTTAATCTTTTATGATTTCGGTATGATGGGGCATATTAAAACCAATGTCAAAGAAAAGTTGATTGAGATGTTATTCGGGATTACCGAAAAAAATGCCGATCGCGTCGTTTCTGCGTTGGTGGATTTAGAGGCTTTATCTGTTACAGATGATCCCGGTCCTGTGCGCAGGTCAATTCAGTTCATGTTAGATAACTTCATGGATAAGCCTTTCGAGGAACAATCCATCAATCAAATTAGCGAGGATTTATTTGAAATCGCTTATGATCAACCCTTCCGCTTTCCCGCTACTTTTACTTTTGTGATGAGAGCTTTTTCTACTTTAGAGGGAGTGGGCAAGGGATTAGATCCAGAATTTAACTTTATGGAAGTAGCACAACCTTTCGCTTTACAAATTATGTCAGAATTTAGTAATGATGGTGGTAAGTCATTGTTTGATGAATTAAGTCGTCAGGCAGTGCAAGTAAGCAATACTGCTTTAGGTTTACCCCGACGCTTAGAAGATGCCATCGAAAAATTAGAACGGGGAGATATACGCATTAGAGTTCGTTCCCAAGAGTCAGATCGCCTTTTGCGACGTATTGCAGGGATGCAGATGGCTACTAATTATAGTCTATTTGTGGGAGCTTTAATTTTATCTGCTACGATACTAATTGTTAACGGCTTATGGCAAATTGCGATCGCAGTTTTTGTTTTAAGTATTTTTCCCTCTGTATCTTTGTTCCGTTTATTGAGACAATTAGATAGATTAGACCGTAAACTATAA
- the pyrR gene encoding bifunctional pyr operon transcriptional regulator/uracil phosphoribosyltransferase PyrR — translation MARQIIEILSADEIRRTLIRLASQIVEEAPDLSQVVLLGIYTRGVPLAYLLANQIEMIEQVKVAVGALDITFFRDDLDQIKTRTPQKTEIPFDLTGKTVILVDDVIYKGRTIRAALNAVTEYGRPEIIKLLVLVDRGHRQVPIHPDFIGKALPTAKEEKVKVYLDAIDGKDAVELIKLT, via the coding sequence ATGGCTCGTCAAATAATAGAAATACTTTCAGCAGACGAAATACGTCGTACTTTAATTCGTTTAGCTTCACAAATAGTCGAGGAAGCACCAGACTTATCTCAAGTTGTCCTCTTGGGTATTTATACAAGGGGTGTTCCTTTGGCTTATCTATTAGCCAATCAGATAGAAATGATTGAACAAGTTAAGGTGGCAGTTGGTGCGCTAGATATAACTTTCTTTCGAGATGATTTAGACCAAATCAAAACCAGAACGCCTCAGAAGACCGAAATACCCTTTGATTTGACGGGTAAAACCGTAATTTTGGTGGATGATGTGATTTATAAGGGAAGAACCATTAGAGCCGCTTTAAACGCTGTTACAGAGTATGGCAGACCAGAAATTATTAAATTGTTAGTTTTAGTTGATCGAGGTCATCGACAAGTACCTATTCACCCTGACTTTATCGGCAAAGCTCTACCTACCGCTAAAGAGGAAAAAGTAAAAGTTTATTTAGATGCGATCGATGGTAAAGATGCCGTAGAATTGATTAAGTTAACCTGA
- a CDS encoding CARDB domain-containing protein — translation MTQSINQCGVKANYYGVYIKSTWSSVVLTIASKLCLWQWARMKNFVSDDIFSAEDNIYTSLQHFYCADQEHPDNPMKYLGKANSWRLIGMYASEPKTGLVTVPQPNQNLHIHGICTEKNWGGHVHHEHKMSKLLHIDSLIIYPLQEVEVIESDLTIKDAVWLDDNLVFTVVNQGLLDVSNLQIHIVPNNQYSSYIGCRIPWLSAGNSFKINIPKNKIKLKTGKNIINIIADPDNLILEANENNNIMTLEVSISPV, via the coding sequence GTGACCCAATCAATTAACCAATGCGGTGTCAAAGCTAATTATTATGGTGTATATATCAAATCAACATGGTCATCGGTTGTTTTAACCATTGCATCGAAGTTATGTTTATGGCAGTGGGCAAGAATGAAAAATTTTGTTTCTGATGATATTTTTAGTGCAGAAGATAATATCTACACATCATTACAACATTTTTACTGTGCTGATCAAGAACACCCTGATAACCCAATGAAATACTTGGGTAAAGCGAATTCATGGCGCTTAATTGGAATGTATGCCAGTGAACCAAAAACAGGTTTAGTTACAGTACCACAACCTAATCAAAATTTACATATACATGGTATTTGTACAGAAAAAAATTGGGGTGGCCACGTACATCATGAACATAAGATGAGCAAGTTACTCCATATTGATAGTTTAATTATCTATCCCCTTCAAGAAGTTGAAGTAATTGAATCAGATTTAACGATTAAGGATGCAGTATGGCTTGATGATAACCTTGTTTTTACTGTTGTTAACCAAGGATTATTAGATGTGAGTAATCTTCAAATTCACATAGTTCCTAATAATCAATATAGCTCATACATTGGTTGTCGCATTCCCTGGTTAAGCGCTGGTAATTCTTTTAAAATTAATATTCCTAAAAATAAGATTAAATTAAAAACAGGAAAAAACATCATAAATATCATTGCAGACCCAGACAATTTGATTTTAGAAGCCAATGAAAATAACAATATAATGACCCTTGAGGTTTCTATTTCCCCTGTTTAA
- a CDS encoding alpha-keto acid decarboxylase family protein — MIKNNPTTAEYAVQRLADLGIRHVFGLPGDYAFPIDDAIESNPNLTWIVCSNELNAAYSADGYARVFGASILSTTYGVGELGAIAGVMGAKAERLPIFHLVGMPSTRLMRTRKPLHHTFGDGEFNHFHQLSSATACVSTILTPENAITEMERVIAIALSQRQPAIIAIAGDYAQMPVIGNPIQGVPLHQVSPPKSNPQELECAVKTILQRLEQAQQPVILPCFTLLRYGLTEQFTHLLKVTGIPYATTRIDKAVISESHPLYMGMYRGATSESALREYVESADLILDIGGVLFDDVSTGHGSARLDREKIISIHPHHVEILSNICHINSQSHTYSPVWIGDVISNLIENIKPISSKKFPQPSPITLEKNASQAITWQTLRATMQNFLEAEDILICESGLSVAFLSSLLLPKNCSFHNQTLWAAIGWATPATFGAALANPQRRVILVTGDGAHQLTANEIGTMGRYGVKPIIIVLNNGIFGIEEFLAGNKSNIYNVLSPWNYAQIPHAMGCENWYCQKVTSLDELNNALEKARLHNNGAYIEVVLTEKIPPALSEKIYAQRYQLLPIDTYLSSG; from the coding sequence ATGATTAAAAACAATCCTACCACTGCTGAATATGCAGTACAACGTCTAGCTGATTTAGGAATTCGCCATGTTTTTGGCTTACCCGGAGATTATGCCTTTCCTATCGATGATGCGATCGAATCTAACCCTAATTTAACATGGATTGTCTGTAGTAATGAATTGAATGCCGCCTACAGTGCTGACGGTTATGCCCGTGTTTTTGGGGCGTCTATCCTTAGCACCACCTATGGAGTGGGAGAATTAGGTGCGATCGCAGGTGTCATGGGGGCTAAAGCAGAAAGATTACCTATTTTTCATCTGGTGGGGATGCCTTCGACTAGGTTAATGCGGACTCGCAAACCTTTACATCATACTTTCGGGGATGGAGAATTTAACCATTTTCATCAATTATCCTCCGCAACCGCCTGTGTTAGCACCATCTTAACCCCAGAAAATGCAATTACCGAAATGGAAAGAGTAATTGCGATCGCACTTTCCCAACGACAACCAGCAATTATCGCCATAGCTGGGGATTACGCTCAAATGCCAGTGATAGGCAATCCCATACAGGGAGTACCATTACATCAAGTTTCACCCCCAAAAAGTAACCCTCAAGAGTTAGAGTGTGCCGTTAAAACTATCTTACAAAGATTAGAACAAGCCCAACAACCCGTTATTCTTCCCTGTTTTACCCTACTGCGCTACGGATTAACAGAACAATTCACCCACCTTCTTAAAGTTACTGGTATTCCCTACGCCACCACCAGAATTGATAAAGCCGTAATTTCTGAATCTCATCCCTTATATATGGGTATGTATCGAGGAGCAACTTCAGAATCTGCCCTCCGAGAATATGTAGAATCTGCGGACTTAATTCTTGACATAGGAGGAGTATTATTTGATGATGTTTCTACAGGTCATGGTTCAGCAAGACTCGATCGAGAAAAGATTATTTCCATTCATCCCCATCATGTAGAAATTCTCTCTAATATTTGTCATATTAATTCCCAATCCCATACTTATAGCCCTGTTTGGATAGGGGATGTCATTAGTAACCTTATAGAGAATATTAAACCCATTTCCTCCAAAAAATTTCCCCAACCTTCCCCCATTACCCTCGAAAAAAATGCTTCTCAAGCTATTACTTGGCAAACCCTCCGAGCCACAATGCAAAATTTCCTGGAAGCGGAAGATATTTTAATCTGTGAATCTGGTTTAAGCGTTGCTTTCTTATCATCCTTACTATTACCAAAAAACTGTAGCTTTCATAATCAAACCCTTTGGGCGGCTATTGGTTGGGCAACTCCTGCCACATTTGGAGCGGCTTTGGCTAATCCCCAACGACGAGTTATCTTAGTTACAGGCGATGGTGCTCATCAACTTACGGCAAATGAAATTGGCACTATGGGGCGTTATGGAGTTAAACCCATAATTATTGTCTTAAATAATGGCATTTTTGGTATTGAAGAATTTTTAGCAGGAAATAAATCTAATATTTACAATGTTTTATCTCCTTGGAATTATGCTCAGATACCTCATGCAATGGGTTGCGAAAACTGGTACTGTCAAAAAGTTACATCTTTAGATGAATTAAACAACGCCCTTGAAAAAGCAAGACTTCACAATAATGGGGCTTATATAGAAGTTGTTTTAACCGAGAAAATTCCCCCCGCTTTATCTGAAAAAATATACGCTCAACGCTATCAATTATTACCCATAGACACTTATCTGAGTTCGGGATAA
- a CDS encoding MFS transporter, which produces MTKIETWEDTGQGYPLRWWVLPIVCLPTLAMLLDGNIVFIALPAIGDTFRDFPNLGEWVLASFSLVAAALSLPAGELGDRIGLRKVFSWGLWLFILGSGICFFAFKGWILILGRVICACGAAILAPVALACLRRIFPPKEQAIAFGYWSASVTIGTVIGPFLGGFLEHIASWHWVFFAPVVPAAIGLLGLPLLPLLPAKQISFKPDYIGITTIGFAIFFFLFFLMESPNLSPSLNILIICLFLLTVVMWRQSANKPSAVIPLNIITRNSWYVPSVLQLFIRALFVFVMTCLTVYFQEGRSLSALDTSIHILPLSILSGVVSLASGYLEKSFGVKYLMMATLTLTALGFWSLRDIPLSGFDGGDWFGIVAFGILYGNTAQLSHQALVHFSKSQAMRGSAINTLTINLGLALGAAIYSIFISIALPLNLKQQSNWQFPVEIPSSVQEILNQVDQNLHTSSHSQSLQALQESLAHSFGFGFALCAISCLIAIAITYSMRPFSSN; this is translated from the coding sequence ATGACAAAAATAGAGACATGGGAAGATACAGGGCAAGGTTATCCTCTACGTTGGTGGGTTTTGCCGATAGTTTGTTTACCAACTCTGGCGATGTTACTAGATGGAAATATTGTCTTTATTGCCTTACCTGCCATTGGTGATACTTTCCGTGATTTTCCCAATTTAGGAGAGTGGGTATTAGCTTCTTTTTCCTTGGTGGCGGCGGCTCTTTCCTTACCTGCGGGGGAATTGGGCGATCGCATCGGCTTAAGAAAGGTATTTAGCTGGGGTTTATGGTTATTTATTCTCGGTAGTGGTATTTGTTTTTTTGCTTTTAAAGGTTGGATATTAATTTTGGGTAGGGTGATATGTGCCTGTGGGGCGGCAATTCTTGCCCCTGTTGCCTTGGCTTGTTTACGGCGTATTTTTCCTCCAAAAGAACAGGCGATCGCCTTTGGTTATTGGTCTGCGAGTGTCACCATTGGTACAGTGATTGGACCATTTTTAGGAGGATTTTTAGAACATATTGCTAGTTGGCATTGGGTCTTTTTTGCCCCTGTAGTACCTGCTGCGATCGGACTTTTGGGACTGCCTTTATTACCTTTGCTTCCTGCGAAACAAATCTCCTTCAAACCTGACTACATAGGCATAACTACCATCGGCTTTGCTATCTTTTTCTTTCTCTTTTTCCTGATGGAAAGTCCGAATTTATCCCCTAGTCTTAACATTTTGATTATCTGCCTTTTCTTGCTAACGGTGGTAATGTGGCGACAAAGTGCGAATAAACCATCGGCGGTTATCCCTTTAAATATTATTACTCGTAATAGTTGGTATGTTCCTTCTGTTTTACAACTATTTATTCGAGCATTGTTTGTATTTGTTATGACTTGTTTAACGGTTTATTTTCAAGAAGGGAGAAGTTTATCTGCTTTAGACACATCTATTCATATTTTGCCTTTAAGTATCTTGTCAGGGGTTGTTTCTCTTGCCAGTGGCTATTTAGAAAAATCTTTCGGAGTCAAATATTTAATGATGGCAACTCTAACTTTAACCGCCTTAGGTTTTTGGTCTTTGCGAGATATTCCCCTATCTGGATTTGATGGGGGTGACTGGTTTGGCATAGTGGCATTTGGTATCCTTTATGGTAACACCGCCCAACTTTCTCACCAAGCCTTAGTTCATTTTTCCAAATCCCAAGCCATGAGAGGTTCAGCGATTAATACCTTAACCATTAACTTAGGTTTAGCTTTAGGAGCGGCTATTTATAGTATTTTTATCTCAATTGCCTTACCATTAAATTTAAAACAGCAGTCTAATTGGCAATTCCCCGTTGAGATACCTAGCAGTGTTCAAGAAATACTTAATCAGGTAGATCAAAATCTTCATACCTCAAGTCATAGTCAATCGTTACAGGCTTTACAAGAATCTTTAGCCCACAGTTTTGGCTTTGGTTTTGCATTGTGTGCTATTTCCTGTTTAATCGCCATTGCCATTACCTACAGTATGCGTCCATTTTCATCGAATTAA
- a CDS encoding nucleotidyltransferase domain-containing protein — translation MIHPQLEEIISKLKQSFINLYNTKLDKIILYGSQGRKDAQIHSDIDILVVLKGNIDPYKEIDRTGDIIYQISLDYDVVLSRHFISSDKFNHNNNPFLHNVKKEGIIL, via the coding sequence ATGATACATCCTCAATTAGAAGAAATAATTAGTAAGTTAAAACAGTCTTTTATTAACTTATATAATACTAAATTAGACAAAATTATTTTATATGGATCTCAAGGGAGAAAAGATGCTCAAATACATTCAGATATTGATATTTTAGTAGTTCTTAAAGGCAACATTGATCCTTATAAAGAAATAGATAGAACTGGAGATATTATCTATCAAATAAGTTTAGATTATGATGTAGTTTTATCTCGTCATTTTATCTCTTCTGATAAATTTAATCATAATAATAATCCATTTTTGCACAATGTAAAAAAAGAGGGAATTATACTGTGA
- a CDS encoding DUF692 domain-containing protein — MNGTNSKEIELVGFGLNARSAGLNLCHENAEEFAMTMPSVDFVQVHPEHFLQDLGGNYVYAFEKLKENYPLTFHGFGLSIGSIAPLPENYLKLVKRLLAENEGSFFSEHFSWSSVSHHHFHDLIPFPFTQEVLDYFCERVEQVQEYLGSEILLENISSYMRFSISEMDEIAFMNEVFKRTGAKMLLDLNNLWANAQNFEEDALERMMAIKPEYVQSYHLAGCTAWGDNNYIDYHGEAVRDEVWQLYQKAMEVFGAKPTLIEWENNIPPISRTVEEVHKAKAILTKA, encoded by the coding sequence TTGAATGGAACTAATAGCAAGGAGATAGAGTTAGTGGGTTTCGGTTTAAATGCCCGTTCGGCGGGTCTAAATTTATGTCATGAGAATGCGGAAGAATTTGCAATGACAATGCCTTCTGTGGATTTTGTTCAAGTGCATCCAGAGCATTTTCTACAGGACTTAGGGGGTAATTATGTTTATGCTTTTGAAAAATTAAAGGAAAATTATCCTCTTACCTTTCATGGTTTTGGTTTATCTATAGGTTCGATCGCACCTTTGCCAGAAAATTATCTAAAATTGGTTAAACGCTTACTAGCAGAAAATGAAGGAAGTTTTTTTTCAGAACATTTTTCATGGAGTTCCGTTTCTCATCACCATTTCCATGATTTAATACCCTTTCCTTTTACCCAAGAAGTTTTAGACTATTTTTGCGAAAGAGTTGAACAGGTGCAAGAATATCTCGGTAGTGAGATTTTATTAGAAAATATTAGTAGTTATATGCGTTTCAGCATTTCTGAAATGGACGAAATAGCCTTTATGAATGAAGTGTTTAAACGTACTGGAGCAAAAATGTTATTGGATCTTAACAATCTCTGGGCTAACGCTCAAAACTTTGAAGAAGATGCCTTAGAGAGAATGATGGCAATTAAGCCTGAATATGTCCAAAGTTATCATTTAGCAGGTTGTACAGCTTGGGGAGATAATAATTATATTGACTATCATGGAGAAGCCGTTAGAGATGAAGTATGGCAACTATATCAAAAAGCAATGGAGGTATTCGGAGCTAAACCGACTTTAATTGAATGGGAAAATAATATTCCTCCCATTAGCCGAACCGTGGAAGAAGTCCATAAAGCTAAAGCTATTTTAACGAAAGCCTAG